The Deltaproteobacteria bacterium genome has a window encoding:
- a CDS encoding ATP-binding cassette domain-containing protein codes for MTTPRLSLRGIAKRYGDLTALAPLDLDLPAGSIHGVLGENGAGKSTLVRLVAGAARAGDGTIAVDGVPLAPGDPRAARAAGVGVVHQHFALVGALSVAENLALGQPETTGAWLAPAALAAAARDLAAAHGLDVGDPSAPCGTLPVGMQARVEILRALSAAPRVLLLDEPTAVLTPHETADLFLTLRRLRDGGMLVVFVTHKLDEALALCDAVTVLREGKRVTTVAAREVTARELARLMVGAGGVAGPAPRTASPRETGALVARDVTTDAGRGRVALAAVDLTVAAGEICGVAGVDGNGQDELAGALAGVLPRRGTVVVHGTTLPAGDVRAAIAAGLALIPGDRRREALATGLTVWENAILAAPLLARFAAHGILDAARARAFAGDLVRAYRVAAPSLEHPIGALSGGNQQRIVIGRALATAPRVLVAVNPTRGLDIAATAHVHATLAAAAAAGAAVVIFSTDLDELAAVADRLWVLYRGRLAGPLPPIDRERIGAAMAGLA; via the coding sequence ATGACGACGCCGAGGCTCTCGCTGCGCGGGATCGCCAAGCGCTACGGAGACCTCACGGCGCTGGCGCCCCTCGATCTCGACCTCCCGGCCGGCTCCATCCACGGCGTCCTCGGCGAGAACGGCGCCGGCAAGTCGACGCTCGTACGCCTCGTCGCCGGCGCGGCGCGCGCCGGCGACGGCACGATCGCCGTCGACGGTGTCCCGCTCGCACCTGGCGATCCGCGCGCCGCACGCGCGGCCGGCGTCGGTGTCGTACACCAGCACTTCGCGCTGGTCGGCGCCCTGTCGGTCGCGGAGAACCTGGCGCTCGGACAGCCGGAGACGACGGGCGCGTGGCTCGCGCCGGCGGCGCTCGCCGCCGCGGCGCGCGATCTCGCGGCAGCGCACGGTCTCGACGTCGGCGACCCGAGCGCGCCGTGCGGCACGCTGCCGGTCGGCATGCAGGCCCGCGTCGAGATCCTGCGCGCGCTCTCGGCGGCGCCGCGCGTGCTCCTGCTCGACGAGCCGACGGCAGTCCTCACGCCGCACGAGACCGCGGATCTGTTCCTGACGCTGCGGCGGCTCCGCGACGGCGGCATGCTCGTCGTCTTCGTGACCCACAAGCTCGACGAAGCGCTCGCGCTCTGCGACGCCGTGACGGTGCTCCGCGAGGGGAAGCGCGTTACGACGGTCGCCGCGCGCGAGGTCACGGCGCGCGAGCTCGCCCGCCTCATGGTCGGCGCCGGCGGCGTAGCTGGTCCGGCCCCGCGTACGGCGTCGCCGCGCGAGACCGGCGCGCTCGTCGCGCGCGACGTCACGACCGACGCGGGCCGCGGCCGGGTCGCGCTCGCGGCGGTCGACCTCACCGTCGCCGCCGGCGAGATCTGCGGCGTCGCCGGCGTCGACGGCAACGGCCAGGACGAGCTCGCCGGGGCGCTCGCCGGCGTCCTCCCGCGCCGCGGCACGGTGGTCGTCCACGGCACGACGCTGCCCGCAGGCGACGTGCGGGCCGCGATCGCGGCCGGTCTCGCCCTCATCCCCGGCGACCGTCGGCGCGAGGCGCTCGCGACCGGGCTCACGGTCTGGGAGAACGCGATCCTCGCCGCCCCGCTGCTGGCGCGCTTCGCCGCGCACGGGATCCTCGACGCAGCGCGGGCACGCGCCTTCGCGGGCGACCTCGTCCGCGCGTACCGGGTCGCCGCCCCGAGCCTCGAGCACCCGATCGGCGCCCTCTCCGGCGGGAATCAGCAGCGCATCGTGATCGGCCGCGCGCTCGCGACGGCGCCGCGCGTGCTGGTCGCGGTGAACCCGACGCGCGGGCTCGACATCGCGGCGACCGCCCACGTACACGCGACGCTCGCGGCGGCCGCGGCCGCCGGCGCGGCGGTCGTCATCTTCTCGACGGATCTCGACGAGCTCGCCGCCGTCGCCGACCGCCTGTGGGTGCTCTATCGCGGCCGGCTCGCGGGGCCGCTTCCCCCGATCGACCGCGAGCGCATCGGCGCCGCGATGGCGGGACTCGCGTGA
- a CDS encoding BMP family protein, whose product MSRRLARLVAAVVAVGSIGACTSGGSTGGFKVALLSPGPISDAGWNAAAYEGLLAVRDRLGAEISQVETRTPSEFEQAYRDYARRGFRLVIGHGFEFQDAAAKVAPEFPNTVFLTTSGSTVRPNVAPIVFRLEEATFVLGELAARMAPDGAACAVGGMEIPSVKSTFIAFQAGAAHAKPGYPVPTSYLGNWDDVGAARTATLALIDRGCRFVLQNADAAGPGVFQAAGERGIYAFGSNRAQHEVAPNVVLASAVIDIPAAFVAIAREVKDGTFKSRIIEEHMADGAVAVVFNPALEGKIPADVRNALLRTEAAIRAGELKVPTAAF is encoded by the coding sequence ATGTCGAGACGTCTCGCGCGCCTCGTCGCCGCGGTCGTGGCGGTCGGAAGCATCGGCGCGTGCACTTCCGGCGGAAGCACCGGAGGCTTCAAGGTCGCTCTCTTGAGCCCGGGTCCGATCAGCGACGCCGGCTGGAACGCCGCCGCATACGAAGGGCTCCTCGCCGTGCGCGACCGGCTCGGCGCCGAGATCAGCCAGGTCGAGACGCGCACTCCGTCCGAGTTCGAGCAGGCGTATCGCGACTATGCGCGGCGCGGCTTCCGGCTCGTGATCGGCCACGGCTTCGAGTTCCAGGACGCGGCGGCGAAGGTCGCGCCCGAGTTCCCGAACACGGTGTTCCTCACGACGTCGGGCAGCACGGTTCGCCCGAACGTGGCGCCGATCGTGTTCCGCCTCGAGGAAGCGACCTTCGTGCTCGGCGAGCTCGCCGCCCGGATGGCGCCCGACGGCGCGGCGTGTGCGGTCGGCGGCATGGAGATCCCATCGGTCAAGAGCACGTTCATCGCGTTCCAGGCGGGCGCCGCGCACGCGAAGCCGGGCTACCCCGTGCCGACGTCGTACCTCGGCAACTGGGACGACGTCGGCGCGGCGCGCACGGCGACGCTGGCGCTCATCGACCGCGGCTGCCGCTTCGTGCTGCAGAACGCCGACGCGGCTGGACCCGGCGTCTTCCAGGCGGCCGGCGAGCGCGGCATCTACGCCTTCGGCTCGAACCGGGCGCAGCACGAGGTCGCGCCGAACGTCGTCCTCGCGAGCGCCGTGATCGACATTCCGGCGGCCTTCGTCGCGATCGCCCGCGAGGTGAAGGACGGCACGTTCAAGAGTCGCATCATCGAGGAGCACATGGCCGACGGCGCAGTCGCGGTCGTGTTCAATCCCGCGCTCGAGGGAAAGATCCCCGCCGATGTGCGAAACGCGCTCCTGCGGACCGAGGCCGCGATCCGCGCCGGTGAGCTGAAGGTCCCGACGGCGGCGTTCTGA
- a CDS encoding HEPN domain-containing protein, with the protein MTNPKLEADYVTRAGHRLEALRVLLARGAHADVMREAQEIIELCLKALLRASGVTVPQIHDVGAIIVAEAGRLPATARPHAHRMAEISKALRKDREIAFYGSEDLIPSEFYTRTDADRAFADAEWVLEQVARIVLPRT; encoded by the coding sequence ATGACGAACCCGAAGCTCGAAGCCGACTACGTGACACGCGCCGGCCATCGCCTCGAGGCGCTCCGGGTATTGCTCGCGCGCGGCGCACACGCCGACGTGATGCGGGAAGCTCAGGAAATCATCGAGCTCTGCTTGAAGGCGCTCTTGCGCGCGAGCGGCGTCACGGTGCCCCAGATCCACGACGTCGGCGCCATCATCGTTGCCGAGGCGGGGCGCTTGCCTGCCACCGCACGGCCGCACGCGCACCGAATGGCCGAGATCTCCAAGGCGCTGCGGAAGGACCGCGAAATCGCCTTCTACGGTAGTGAGGACCTGATTCCATCCGAGTTCTACACGCGCACCGACGCCGATCGCGCGTTTGCGGACGCTGAGTGGGTGCTCGAGCAGGTCGCGAGGATCGTTCTGCCGCGAACGTGA
- a CDS encoding nucleotidyltransferase domain-containing protein, with the protein MIEPRLHRVTAAIEAYYGPRLLAVALFGSRVGSRARVDSDWDLLVVLVPKDPIRRDLYREWDAQVASGIHAVLPGVSPHFVHLPGPDAEPSSLWLEVSERHAILTDPGNRLAAFLGHVRGLVDTGRFERRSVHGVSYWRRAG; encoded by the coding sequence ATGATCGAGCCGCGACTGCACCGGGTGACGGCCGCGATCGAGGCCTACTACGGCCCGCGTCTCCTCGCCGTCGCACTCTTCGGATCGCGAGTCGGCAGTCGCGCGCGGGTCGATTCGGACTGGGACCTGCTCGTGGTGCTCGTACCCAAGGACCCCATACGGCGAGACTTGTACCGAGAGTGGGACGCGCAGGTCGCGTCCGGGATCCACGCGGTGCTTCCCGGCGTCTCGCCGCATTTCGTGCATCTCCCCGGTCCCGACGCTGAGCCGTCGTCCCTGTGGTTGGAAGTGAGCGAGCGGCACGCGATTCTCACGGACCCGGGGAATAGGCTCGCGGCCTTTCTGGGGCACGTTCGAGGGCTCGTGGACACGGGTCGCTTCGAGCGGCGTTCGGTCCATGGCGTGTCGTACTGGCGGAGGGCCGGATGA
- a CDS encoding leucyl aminopeptidase: MKIRVRGGDPTSIAADVMIVAVAAGEEDGREMRALARRAGGAALKRALAATRFRGRSGQATVLPVQGPRRQAVMVVGLGDEARIDAEAWRRAAGQARQLAGTLGATRVVVAGGARAIDTTQLAAFVEGFELAAYRFGKYKSEPDPVPPVAELTFVVADPPAEESLASVWSALEVTLAGVTLARDLVNEPAAVKTPTYIADVAKRAGKDAGLEVEVWDPKRIASEKLAGLIAVARGSSEEPRFVRLRYRAKGAKRRVALVGKGITFDSGGLSLKPAKSMETMKCDMAGAAAVLGTMTALARLKPVVEVEGFIPITENLPGGRAQKPGDVIRYRNDKTVEVLNTDAEGRLVLADALLLAADTKPDAIIDLATLTGACMVALGTQVAGLFANDQALADRLLAVGAETGEPLWQMPLVAEYKDDIKSAVADIKNIGGGHAGSITAALFLQEFVGATPWVHLDIAGPAFIEKALPYAPKGGTGFGVRTLVRYLTSLAAGA, from the coding sequence ATGAAGATCCGCGTGCGTGGTGGGGACCCGACGTCGATCGCGGCCGACGTCATGATCGTTGCGGTGGCCGCGGGGGAAGAGGACGGGCGCGAGATGCGAGCGCTCGCGCGGCGCGCCGGCGGCGCGGCGTTGAAGCGCGCGCTCGCCGCGACGCGCTTCCGCGGCCGATCCGGTCAAGCGACCGTGCTGCCGGTGCAGGGACCACGCCGGCAGGCGGTCATGGTCGTCGGGCTTGGCGACGAGGCGCGGATCGACGCCGAAGCCTGGCGGCGCGCCGCCGGCCAGGCCCGCCAGCTTGCCGGCACGCTCGGCGCGACGCGCGTCGTGGTCGCCGGCGGCGCGCGGGCCATCGACACCACGCAGCTCGCGGCCTTCGTCGAGGGCTTCGAGCTCGCCGCCTACCGTTTCGGCAAGTACAAGTCCGAGCCCGATCCCGTGCCGCCGGTCGCCGAGCTGACTTTCGTCGTCGCCGATCCGCCCGCCGAGGAGAGCTTGGCTTCCGTGTGGAGCGCGCTCGAGGTGACGCTCGCCGGCGTGACGCTCGCGCGCGATCTCGTGAACGAGCCGGCGGCGGTGAAGACGCCGACCTACATCGCCGACGTTGCGAAGAGGGCCGGAAAGGATGCCGGCCTCGAGGTCGAGGTCTGGGACCCGAAGCGCATCGCGAGCGAAAAGCTCGCCGGCCTCATTGCGGTCGCGCGCGGCAGCAGCGAGGAGCCGCGCTTCGTGCGCCTCCGCTATCGCGCCAAGGGCGCGAAGCGTCGAGTTGCGCTCGTCGGCAAGGGCATCACGTTCGACTCCGGCGGCCTGTCGCTGAAGCCCGCGAAGAGCATGGAGACGATGAAGTGCGACATGGCCGGGGCGGCGGCGGTGCTCGGCACGATGACCGCGCTCGCGCGCCTGAAGCCGGTGGTCGAGGTGGAGGGCTTCATCCCGATCACCGAGAACCTGCCGGGCGGAAGGGCGCAGAAGCCGGGCGACGTGATCCGCTACCGGAACGACAAGACCGTCGAGGTGCTGAACACCGACGCCGAGGGCCGCCTGGTTCTCGCCGACGCGCTCCTCCTCGCCGCGGATACGAAACCGGACGCCATCATCGACCTCGCGACGCTGACGGGAGCCTGCATGGTGGCGCTCGGCACGCAGGTCGCCGGGCTCTTCGCGAACGATCAGGCGCTCGCCGATCGTCTGCTGGCGGTCGGCGCCGAGACCGGCGAGCCACTCTGGCAGATGCCGCTCGTCGCCGAGTACAAGGACGACATCAAGAGCGCCGTCGCGGACATCAAGAACATCGGCGGCGGGCACGCCGGCAGCATCACCGCGGCGCTCTTCCTCCAGGAGTTCGTCGGCGCGACGCCATGGGTCCACCTCGACATCGCCGGTCCGGCGTTTATCGAGAAGGCGCTGCCGTACGCTCCGAAAGGCGGCACGGGCTTCGGCGTGCGGACGCTGGTCCGCTACCTCACGAGCCTCGCCGCCGGCGCGTGA
- a CDS encoding lytic transglycosylase domain-containing protein, which produces MTNAWENGWLRRGGPHILLPLVAMLVSGCFHVGPSAKQAMTSAAPGAAAGARANAKPDVPSALGDVENPAVQSRVTAFQTHLRGFFDGALTRGAKYLPSMRDILVREGLPAELAYLPLIESGYRPQAVSPAGAAGPWQFIPATGRRYGLRIDSLVDERRDPIKSTQAASAYLKDLHGMFGDWELSLAAYNTGEYRVARILANKDVDDYWDMRERGYLPSETSAYVPKFLAAVQIAMAPEDYGFETPTDHTPEHYEMVDVDRMVSLRAAAELCGVTASELAELNPALRSGITPSGYSLRVPAGKAEPLRIGLATYVEPVHPRRQVVRSARGGRNGRSIAKGSRSTAVAQGKRSATQIARTAPRRYQRGRRDVQTAHTRSATVREAKVDTRRRVIERGKPPARQAATKPAKSGPSAKSTKPAKKAASGKRRG; this is translated from the coding sequence ATGACGAACGCATGGGAAAACGGGTGGCTCCGCCGAGGCGGTCCGCACATCCTGCTCCCGCTGGTCGCGATGCTGGTCAGTGGCTGCTTCCACGTCGGTCCGAGTGCGAAGCAGGCGATGACGAGCGCCGCGCCGGGAGCGGCGGCCGGGGCCCGGGCGAACGCGAAGCCGGACGTGCCATCGGCCTTGGGTGACGTCGAGAACCCGGCCGTCCAGAGCCGCGTCACGGCCTTCCAGACCCATCTACGCGGCTTCTTCGACGGCGCCCTCACCCGGGGGGCCAAGTATCTGCCGTCCATGCGCGACATCCTCGTGCGCGAGGGCCTGCCCGCCGAGCTCGCGTACCTGCCCCTCATCGAGAGCGGATACCGGCCCCAGGCGGTGTCTCCGGCGGGCGCCGCCGGTCCGTGGCAGTTCATTCCGGCTACCGGACGGCGCTACGGGCTCCGCATCGATTCGCTCGTCGACGAGCGTCGCGACCCCATCAAGTCGACGCAGGCCGCGTCGGCGTACCTGAAGGATCTGCACGGAATGTTCGGCGACTGGGAGCTCTCGCTCGCCGCCTACAACACGGGTGAGTACCGGGTCGCCCGCATCCTCGCGAACAAAGACGTCGACGACTACTGGGACATGCGCGAGCGCGGCTACCTGCCGAGCGAGACGTCGGCGTACGTGCCGAAGTTCCTCGCCGCGGTGCAGATCGCGATGGCGCCAGAGGATTACGGCTTCGAGACCCCGACCGATCACACACCCGAGCACTACGAGATGGTCGACGTCGACCGTATGGTATCGCTACGCGCCGCCGCCGAGCTCTGCGGCGTCACGGCGAGCGAGCTCGCCGAGCTGAACCCGGCGCTCCGAAGCGGCATCACGCCGAGCGGCTACTCGTTGCGCGTCCCTGCCGGCAAGGCGGAGCCGCTGCGCATCGGCCTCGCAACCTACGTCGAGCCGGTGCACCCACGCCGCCAGGTGGTGCGAAGCGCCCGCGGCGGACGGAACGGACGGAGCATCGCCAAGGGCAGCCGCAGCACCGCGGTCGCGCAGGGCAAACGGAGCGCGACGCAGATCGCGCGCACGGCGCCGCGGCGCTACCAGCGCGGCCGCCGCGACGTACAGACCGCGCACACGCGATCGGCGACGGTCCGCGAGGCGAAGGTCGACACGCGCAGACGCGTCATCGAGCGGGGGAAGCCGCCGGCGCGCCAGGCCGCAACGAAGCCCGCGAAGTCCGGACCGAGCGCCAAGTCCACGAAACCCGCGAAGAAGGCCGCGTCCGGCAAACGGCGCGGCTGA
- a CDS encoding zinc ABC transporter substrate-binding protein: MHGAIVIVAAAALLPAVASSARAEQLLAVCATVPELGAIVREVGGDQVAVEVFTKPTEDPHFTPARPSLIKSLNACELLVQVGMDLEIGWLPLLVKNARNAAVLPGGAGFLDASATITPIDVPTGAVDRSMGDVHPYGNPHYLLDPVNGMRVAAAVRDRLAALRPAGQTGFDERLAAFRRRVAVGLVGAGLTEKYDVEKLALLAEHGKLLEFLRSQGEEKDLGGWLGVLAHDFGAKVIDDHPMWPYFARRFGLVVAAHLEPKPGIPPTTKHLADVIALVRREGIRVVLASAYYDPRHARFVAGETGAKVLAMANQAGARPGTEDYVAFIDYDVRQVAEGLKP, encoded by the coding sequence ATGCATGGAGCGATCGTAATCGTCGCGGCGGCGGCACTGCTCCCGGCCGTCGCGTCGTCCGCTCGGGCCGAGCAACTGCTCGCCGTCTGTGCGACGGTGCCCGAGCTCGGCGCCATCGTCCGCGAGGTCGGTGGCGACCAGGTGGCCGTCGAGGTCTTCACCAAACCGACCGAAGACCCGCATTTCACACCGGCGCGTCCGAGCCTCATCAAGTCGTTGAACGCCTGCGAGCTGCTGGTTCAGGTCGGCATGGATCTCGAGATCGGCTGGCTTCCGTTGCTCGTGAAGAACGCGCGGAACGCCGCGGTGCTGCCCGGAGGCGCCGGCTTCCTCGACGCCTCGGCCACGATCACGCCGATCGACGTTCCGACGGGAGCCGTCGACCGCTCGATGGGCGACGTGCACCCGTACGGCAATCCGCATTATCTGCTCGATCCCGTGAACGGGATGCGGGTCGCGGCCGCGGTGCGGGACAGGCTCGCGGCACTCCGCCCGGCCGGGCAGACGGGCTTCGACGAACGGCTCGCCGCCTTCCGGCGGCGCGTCGCCGTCGGTCTCGTCGGCGCCGGGCTCACCGAGAAGTACGACGTCGAGAAGCTCGCGCTCCTCGCCGAGCACGGGAAGCTCCTCGAATTCCTCCGCAGTCAGGGGGAGGAGAAGGATCTCGGCGGTTGGCTCGGGGTGCTCGCCCACGACTTCGGCGCCAAGGTGATCGACGATCATCCCATGTGGCCGTACTTCGCGCGCCGGTTCGGGCTCGTCGTCGCCGCCCACCTCGAGCCGAAGCCCGGCATCCCGCCGACGACGAAGCACCTGGCCGACGTCATCGCGCTCGTGAGGCGCGAAGGGATTCGCGTGGTGCTCGCCTCGGCCTACTACGACCCGCGCCATGCCCGCTTCGTTGCCGGCGAGACCGGTGCCAAGGTGCTGGCGATGGCGAATCAGGCGGGGGCGCGGCCCGGGACGGAGGACTACGTGGCCTTCATAGACTACGACGTCCGGCAGGTCGCCGAGGGGCTGAAGCCGTGA
- a CDS encoding metal ABC transporter ATP-binding protein codes for MSGADPLVRAVDLALGYGGAVVLRDVQLEIRAGEYWFLVGPNGSGKSTFTRALFGMVRPAAGELWVDPVRAPRQRWAFVPQRSVVDPSVPTTVREQVALGLVGIRVTGEEAAARVAHALEQVDLAGRALDDFWALSGGQRQRVMLARALVRRPTLLVLDEPEAGLDLAAEERLLALLDVINRDYGVTLVHVSHDLGSVGRHATHVALFHDGGVESGPAAAVLTRARLERAYGVAVPAALGAIA; via the coding sequence GTGAGCGGCGCCGACCCGTTGGTGCGCGCCGTCGATCTGGCCCTCGGCTACGGCGGCGCCGTCGTGTTGCGGGACGTGCAGCTCGAGATCCGCGCCGGCGAGTACTGGTTCCTCGTCGGGCCGAACGGTTCGGGCAAGAGCACCTTCACCCGCGCGCTCTTCGGTATGGTCCGGCCGGCGGCGGGCGAACTGTGGGTCGATCCGGTGCGCGCGCCCCGACAACGCTGGGCGTTCGTGCCGCAGCGGAGCGTGGTCGACCCGTCGGTGCCGACGACGGTCCGCGAGCAGGTGGCGCTCGGGCTCGTCGGGATCCGCGTGACAGGCGAAGAAGCGGCGGCGCGCGTTGCGCACGCGCTCGAGCAGGTCGATCTTGCCGGGCGCGCCCTCGACGACTTCTGGGCGCTCTCGGGAGGGCAACGGCAACGCGTCATGCTCGCGCGCGCTCTCGTCCGTCGCCCGACCCTGCTCGTGCTCGACGAGCCCGAGGCCGGGCTCGATCTCGCGGCCGAGGAGCGGCTGCTCGCCCTCCTCGACGTGATCAATCGCGATTACGGCGTGACGCTCGTCCACGTCTCCCACGATCTCGGCAGCGTCGGCCGCCATGCGACGCACGTGGCGCTCTTTCACGACGGCGGCGTCGAGAGCGGGCCGGCCGCTGCGGTTCTGACGCGTGCACGGCTCGAGCGCGCATATGGGGTCGCCGTGCCGGCGGCGTTGGGGGCGATCGCGTGA
- a CDS encoding metal ABC transporter permease, with translation MIASFVASWPLFHDAYLAGCSIALLLALLGVVVVTRDQIFFGAAVAQASVLGIAVAVSVGGLPVLAWCAWCDDDWTHTLVGGVFAVAGALATATAHPRGESPEALTGWVFLTGSSFAVLLLAHSPHGMDEINRLLASTIIGASAVDVALLTVLFAVTAAAAATWSAPLRLVLMDPEMASAVGLRIGTWHRALAIALGVAMGLAIHVSGVVFSFGFLVLPALVAKQLCREVGQMLWVSPLVGLVAAITGFVVANDRDLPPGQAAVAVLCVLLATAWTGRRLRGR, from the coding sequence GTGATCGCGAGCTTCGTCGCCTCGTGGCCGCTCTTCCACGACGCCTACCTTGCCGGGTGCTCGATCGCGCTCCTGCTGGCGCTCCTCGGCGTGGTCGTCGTGACGCGCGACCAGATCTTCTTCGGCGCCGCCGTCGCGCAGGCGTCGGTGCTCGGGATCGCCGTCGCGGTCTCGGTCGGCGGCCTGCCGGTGCTCGCCTGGTGCGCCTGGTGCGACGACGACTGGACGCACACCCTCGTCGGCGGAGTCTTCGCCGTCGCGGGCGCGCTCGCGACCGCGACGGCGCACCCGCGCGGCGAGAGCCCCGAGGCGCTCACCGGTTGGGTGTTCCTCACCGGAAGCTCCTTCGCGGTGCTCCTCCTCGCGCACAGTCCGCACGGGATGGACGAGATCAATCGCCTCCTCGCGAGCACCATCATCGGCGCGAGCGCCGTGGACGTCGCCCTCCTCACGGTCCTGTTCGCTGTGACGGCAGCCGCGGCCGCGACGTGGAGCGCGCCGCTCCGGCTGGTGCTCATGGACCCCGAGATGGCGAGCGCCGTCGGGCTCCGCATCGGGACGTGGCATCGCGCGCTCGCGATCGCGCTCGGTGTCGCCATGGGTCTCGCGATCCACGTCTCCGGCGTCGTGTTCAGCTTCGGCTTCCTGGTGCTGCCGGCGCTCGTCGCGAAGCAGCTCTGCCGTGAGGTTGGCCAGATGCTCTGGGTGAGCCCGCTCGTCGGGCTCGTCGCGGCGATCACGGGGTTCGTGGTGGCAAACGACCGCGACCTTCCGCCGGGGCAGGCGGCGGTCGCGGTCCTCTGCGTTCTGCTCGCCACCGCGTGGACCGGGCGCCGCCTGCGCGGCCGGTAG